In the genome of Mercurialis annua linkage group LG8, ddMerAnnu1.2, whole genome shotgun sequence, the window atcTTGGATAAACCGTTCACTGTTTTGCAACGATGCTCTTGATCttgtaatgtaatttttttttacttcgtGTACTTATAATAGTTTGTTGGTTAACCCGTGGTTTACTAATGGTACactcataattttatttttaatacaatGTTAGGAAATGttggtaataaattttattttaaatatatcgtttATAAATCGTTAGTAAACCATAGGTAagtttgaattgtgtattttagacaaattgtactttttaaaaaattaataattttgtttttacgaTACTGTTAGTGAACTGTGAGTAATTTGCTGATAAAcctatagttaattaatttttagtatatctttaataatttttttaacaaaattaaattgtgcatttaaaatataaaatatttttattatatcatTGGTAACCTGTTGATATACCGTTTGTTAACCGAAATcatatttttgagattaaaaatAGTATCTttgagaataaaaaaattatttttgcaaaaaaaaagtataaattgtatttttcaaaaaaactttgacgttgtatttttgagaatattttacctttttataagCATTTATCTAAAGAGGCCAAAAAAATATATGGGTCTAGCAATAAATATTGCTGTAAAAAGGaaaaaggatcatttatgccCTAAGGTTTGACTCGACGATCAAATAAGCCCTTAACGTTCGGAAATGTTCAAATAAACGCCTAACGTCTTACAAAGTAAACAAACAACCCCTCCGATTATGACTATTAGGCCTGTGACGTCTCATTTGATGGGCCAAAATAGAAGTTTGGTTGTTCAAATTTAAGACGTTAGAagtatatttgaaccttttcagACGTAGGGGCTCAATTGATCCTATAAACATAtcttaggggcataaatgatccttttctcctgtaaaaataataattctattaaatttaaaaatatttatgtaattttttatactaacttctgtagtataaattaaatttttattagataataaaattcttaaaaaattataatatcaaataaaatgaaGAGTAAATGAATTGAGATATAAAAGCATACCGCAATTTAACCATTGAATGGTAATTCTATATTTCACTATTGGATTTTTGTACTGCCAAGATTTGTTCTATTCACTTAAACTCTAGAGGATAAGatagacaattaaaaaaatctaaaaaataagaaaactaAACACTAAAACTTTTCATGAAGTGATCAACTATTGACACCAAAACATAAAAGTCTAAAGTAGTTGATGGATCACATGACTTGAGATGATATACAAAATTAGAAGTCACAGCCTTAGCCTCACTTTTGCATCTACCACCAGACTAACCACATTTAAATTCTCTATTATCTTATATTTTATGCCTTCCTTCTAAGTATATCCATCAACCACTCAAAAAAGTTTAGTCCCTACCAAAGAACAAGTCAAGTTGAgacaagtatatatatatttatactttaGAACAAGGGTGCTCACTTTCTGCTGATTCTTTCAGCATAATATCCCCATTCTTTTGACTCAAACACCCATCTCCTTGAGCATCAAAGCTGGCATGCACACTATACAATACATACACTAGCACCGCAAGTCCCGTAAAGAAGGCGAACCGCAGGTATGATGGCCCGTCAAGCGACCCCAATAAGAAAATGTTCAAGAAGATAGAAACACAAGGTGTCCATGGCATCAATGGAACCCCCCAAAACTCCGGCTTTCTAGCTTGTGGCACCGTGCAATGAAACACTTGTATTATTGCAATCGCTGTCATTGTACAAGCGCCGAGCATAAAGGCTTTTAGCTTTCCTTGTGGCATGAATTGCCAAATTAGTGTGACTAGTAAAGAGGTGAAGGAGAATGAGCAAAGAAAAGATAATGTAGGCCACGGTTTAGTTATCCCTATCGCCACGTAACGCCTGTAAATTACGGCATTTGCTACCATGTAGAACACGAACAATGTTCCTATCGACACCAAATTTAGGAGTACTTCTAGATCTGTAATAAGAGCAATTGTCGCTGTGAAAATACCTGAAAATAAATCATGTAATAAAAATCAATCTTTTTAACGATAGACTAATTTTTATTGATTCTGTATATTACTAGTATATTTAATTGTTAGACAAATTATGCTCTTCCCAtgaaatttaatcaattaattaatacaaGTTGCACATAATTTTCAATAGAAAAATCAAGAATATTTTAATGGTTgaaggataaaattgaaaagttttatATGACACAAGTGGATAGATTCTGCATCAAAAACCGGATCTTGTTGCAAGTTGTTGAAGGCAACTTTCACTAGATATTctatttttatctataaatttatattatggataAACTTTGACATACCCAACCACTTTTTACCTATTTCTTTTagaaaaatcattttaattcaaaaattcatatttattgaAACAGATTCAATTTTCATCAATTAAGATCAAATAAATCTCAATttgacataaaaatataaaattttggatttagtTGACCTTAATAGATAAAAGTAGACCAATTTGATTATGTCACACAAATTTATAAACCGGAAAAAATATTCTCCTCTGattttttctattataaatGATACACTAGAAGCTAGTTAGGATCATGCTTATCATGTGTTCTCTACTACATACAAATTTGACATAAAGCAGACCACACgcaaagttaaaaattaaaatgaaaagaattCAGTTCATAAACAACAAAAGTAACATCTGGAAATATCATTAATGACTTTTATGAACAATTTCTGCATACCCTAATtaactatttaaattataaccattttttatatagttttagTATTCAACCAAAAGAAATTGCAAATGTAACAATTTTTTATGGTTCACTCTTAATATTAtgttgaaattattattttctcccTAATATTCTAATTTCATATCACTGAAAGACCTGAttcaacaaattttaaaaattttgaatcaatttttaataaatatctaTAATGATAATGTTTGAGTAATAAAGATACAAAACACCACTGAGATCTAGTTCAACTGTTCAAGTGGCTAGAGCTTCCaaatgtatttttgaaatttcggtttcgaattgatataattagatttgataaaaaaaataaaaaataaagataaaaaaacaaaactattcTAATCTAAAGAAACAAGGCATTGCCCATTTGGTAAGTGATGGGCACAAAATAGGAAGCTCCAAAACAGAATCGGACAAAATAAATTGTTGGCCAATTAGGGACACTTTTCGGATAATATTTGTCTTAAAGCGAACAAATCTTGCAATTTTACCCCTCAATCACCATACCAATAAAATTAACCATCTTTCTtgggaaaaaaaataatttttaaatttttaatcacTAGCTGATAACTCAGACTCGTCCAAGCCTAACTCAAACCCCAAACTGAAACAGTTTTAAGTGGGTCCCATTTCTCCAACGGCTTCCGTTACACACAAACCCCACGCACTTcatatttatttacaaaaattaattgcacttaaatttaataaagtttgccagtttttaaattaaaaaaatttgataaaaaaaaaagctaaaaaaagtattaaatCTGGAAAATACGTACCCAGAAATACGGAAGCGTTCACAGGCGTTGATGTCTTAGGGTGGACCCTGGCGAACCACTCAGGGACAACGCTTGACCGTCCGATTACACACATGTATCTTGCTTGACCCAACATTGAAACCAGCAAGGATGTTAGAATTCCAAAACTAGCCCCCACTCCTATAACGTTTGACACCCATTCCCAGCCGTCAGATTTCCCTTTAAAAGCTGCCGAAAATGGCGCCTCAGCATCAATCTGCATGGTCATCATCACACTGGATCactcataattaattaaaatggtagtagtaattaaattagattaaataataCCGAATCATATGGGAGCAGCATAGACATGGAAGCGGCCATTAGGCAATAAAGAAGCGTAACGAGCGCGACGGAGCCCGAAACGCCAACGGGAATATCCTTAACAGGATTATGCACTTCTTCGGCTAGAGTCGAAACGGCGTCGTATCCGATGTAACTCAAATAAACTACAGCTGCTCCATTGAACACACCCTTGGCTCCAAATGGGAAGAACCCAGATGGATGGTTAATGGGGTCGGCAGGTTGCGAGAAATTCTTCCATTGCCCTTTCCAAAATCCCATTACTATTACAAACACAATGAATAAAATGTGTAGCGCTGTTAGCACCATGTTCACCATTGAGCTCTCTCGCGTActgcagaagaaaaaaaaacataaattcaaaTGGTAGCgagttcaatttttttcataagcGCTCGTCCGTCCCCATTTATCagaaaaaattatcatattacAAATCAATGAGATACAGGTCAAATGGTATAAGTTCGTGGGTTTAATTTCTCCCAAAAACGCTCGTCTGGCCAGTTATGAGAAAAAGTTATCATGTAAGAAATGAGTAAGGGGATTAATGACCTGTAACAAATGATGAGAGTAATGGCTAAAACGACAAGAACAGCAAGCATATCGATCTCATTAAAGCCATTGGGTAAAGCATGGACCACTAGCCTCCATTTGGATGTGGACATCCCAATTGCTGCACCTAAATAGGCGGTGAAGCCTCTCGCCACGGCTGCGTTCGACATCACGTAGTCCATTATCAGATTCGCACCCGTTATGAATGCAGCGAACTCGCCTGTGCATAATTACCACCAACTCAACAATATACATACACACATTTAACATCACCTTATTTGCTGTTAATCACATATATACATTTATACGCACCGAAGGTGACGCGTAGGTAGCTGAAAGCACCACCCGCGACAGGCATATCTACCGCGAATTCAGTGTAACAGAACGCGGAAAGTAGAGCGCAGAGACCCGCAATGGCGTACGAGAGAACAACAGCAGGGCCAGCGTATAAACGACTGGCTCTACCCGTGGTAACGAACACACCCGCGCCAACCATACCCCCCACGCCGAAGCAGACTAGGTCATACCAACGAAGAGTTCTCCGCATTTCGGAACCCGAACGAGCCTTGACTCGGCTCATTTCGTCGTACGAAGTCGATACGGAGACAGCACGACGAGCCAGACGAGACGGGGTTTGCGAGAGAGCTTGAAGGTAAGTGGTGAAGCTTGAGAAAGAAGAgttatgatgatgatgatgattctccattatttttcttcttcctcctcaCACTAGCTAGTTTTTCTTGGTTGTATGGATAAGTGGGGAGAAGAGAGTGAATTATGAAATATGGATGGTCTGAGACTGACAATGGACGGTGGATCAAAGGCCACAAaaagaattttattattttaatccaAGGCAAGCAGAGTAGTAATTTAATTGGAAATGGATAATGGCTACAGCAGCGCAGCGCCCAGTAACTTCCTCTTTTATGCTCATCAATTTTTCTTCTGACTTGTGATGCGAAAAGGCCTGTGAAGTAGGTTGGCTTTGACTAGGGTTAATattggaaaaataattattgcCCTTTGAGTATCCACAAATATCATTGCATTTAAGTGTTTTAACATATTCACTTTTCAAATCTATAATGAGATTTTTAT includes:
- the LOC126662167 gene encoding cationic amino acid transporter 7, chloroplastic-like, producing the protein MENHHHHHNSSFSSFTTYLQALSQTPSRLARRAVSVSTSYDEMSRVKARSGSEMRRTLRWYDLVCFGVGGMVGAGVFVTTGRASRLYAGPAVVLSYAIAGLCALLSAFCYTEFAVDMPVAGGAFSYLRVTFGEFAAFITGANLIMDYVMSNAAVARGFTAYLGAAIGMSTSKWRLVVHALPNGFNEIDMLAVLVVLAITLIICYSTRESSMVNMVLTALHILFIVFVIVMGFWKGQWKNFSQPADPINHPSGFFPFGAKGVFNGAAVVYLSYIGYDAVSTLAEEVHNPVKDIPVGVSGSVALVTLLYCLMAASMSMLLPYDSIDAEAPFSAAFKGKSDGWEWVSNVIGVGASFGILTSLLVSMLGQARYMCVIGRSSVVPEWFARVHPKTSTPVNASVFLGIFTATIALITDLEVLLNLVSIGTLFVFYMVANAVIYRRYVAIGITKPWPTLSFLCSFSFTSLLVTLIWQFMPQGKLKAFMLGACTMTAIAIIQVFHCTVPQARKPEFWGVPLMPWTPCVSIFLNIFLLGSLDGPSYLRFAFFTGLAVLVYVLYSVHASFDAQGDGCLSQKNGDIMLKESAESEHPCSKV